TTGCTGTTCGATCCATGGCTGCAGTTGCGATGCCGTCAGCTTTCCGCTGATGCCACGGACGGTCCCGTCGGTGCTGTACAGATAAGTGCGCGGCAGCTCGCCGCGCCATTGCCGATCGATGGCGTAGCGCAGCTGTTCGCTGAAGGCGTCGGCAAACACCCAGGCCTCAGCCTGTTCGAGACGATGGCGCGCGAGGACCGTGGAGATGGCCGGTATGTCTTGCGGTGTGTCGGTGGAGATGAGCACGATGTCCAGTTTGGGATATTTTTTTGACAGTTCGCCGAACAGGATGAGATCGTCCGGGCAGTGTGGACAGCTGAGCGACCACAGCGCCAACACGAACGGACGTGGCTGGAGCGCGGCCACGATCCGGCTCAGGCTGCTGGATTCGAAGGGCTTGATTTCCTGCGCGGCGAGCGGTGTTGCCAACAGCAAGAGGCAGAACAAAAAAGCAGCTTTGCCGGCGCCCCGGGTCATGATTTTTCTCCCTGCAGGGTGATCAGGCGGTAACCTTGTTTTACCGTGTTCCAGGACAAATAAGCCTTCACGCCATCCGAGAACAACAGTGGGTGATCCGAGGCCCCATCCGTCGAGGCGAGGACGGCCGGGGTGGACCACGAAAGCCCGCTATCGGTCGAATGCATGATCTGGACGGTGGACTCACGTCCGTCGAATTCCTTCCACGCGAGCCACACGCGGTTTCCCAGGGCCAGCACCTGCGGGTGTGCCGCCTGTGCCTCGCTGTTGCCAAATCCCAGAGGGGAGGAAAAGCGTCCGCCGCGGTCGGTGGTGCGCGAATAATTAAGTCCGACGCGTCCCGTCGCGCCGTTGAACCAGGCGAGATGATAAATGCCATCGGTCCCGATGGAGAGACTCGGGCCGTGATGCGGACAGGCGTCGACCCCCCAGTCGTCGTGACTGACGCGCGCCGGTTTAGACTTTCCGTCGAGCCGCACCAGCGCGTGATCGCGTGTATTCCTGCCGAACACGTGGCGCCAGAAGATGACCGGGACATCGTCGGTGTCGAGCGCGATGGCGATGCGGCAGCATTCGCAAGAGTGTTCTGCTATCTGGTGGTTGGCGTCAAAACTTTTACCGCCATCGCGCGAGACGGCGTGATATACCGAAATCCCCGTATATGCCTCGCCGCGTTGTCTCGCCCGCGCCGCATCGCGCCGATCCAGCCAGGCGAGATGGATGGCGCCGCGTCGGTCAACAATCATGGATTCGAAACGATGGCTGATAAGTTCGCGATTGTCGTTGACGGTGACCGGCAGGGAAAAGGTCCGGCCGCCGTCGAGCGAACGGCTGAAGCGCACGTGGCCGCTGAACGGTTGTTCCAGGCTCTGGGTCCAGGAAACGTAAATCTCACCGCCCGCGCCAAAGGCGATCTTCGGGCGGTTCTCG
Above is a genomic segment from Sulfuricaulis sp. containing:
- a CDS encoding redoxin domain-containing protein; the protein is MTRGAGKAAFLFCLLLLATPLAAQEIKPFESSSLSRIVAALQPRPFVLALWSLSCPHCPDDLILFGELSKKYPKLDIVLISTDTPQDIPAISTVLARHRLEQAEAWVFADAFSEQLRYAIDRQWRGELPRTYLYSTDGTVRGISGKLTASQLQPWIEQQMALAKHP